Proteins encoded within one genomic window of Rossellomorea vietnamensis:
- a CDS encoding DUF1259 domain-containing protein: MQGRPSRGELKAGFSFEALDTEGHALNLGEVVLLEEKVPTFSKLLIQKGLIISALHNHWLFTKPDIMYIHFQSVEPPLSFAHKVAEAFTVLKK, from the coding sequence ATACAGGGGAGGCCAAGCAGAGGGGAGCTGAAGGCGGGATTTTCGTTTGAGGCACTTGATACAGAAGGACACGCATTGAATCTTGGGGAAGTTGTCCTGTTAGAAGAAAAAGTACCGACATTCTCGAAACTGCTTATCCAAAAAGGATTGATCATCAGCGCTCTTCACAATCATTGGCTCTTTACCAAACCCGATATTATGTATATCCATTTTCAATCCGTGGAACCTCCACTGAGTTTTGCCCATAAGGTTGCTGAGGCTTTTACTGTTCTTAAGAAATAA
- a CDS encoding LysR family transcriptional regulator: MEINQLIAFELVSRLGSYSRASRYLDVSQPTISLRIKELEKDVGGYLFVRAGKQMELTDLGKGFLPYARQALEVLHKGRERALSIQEGKRGEITIGTLPTFTSGHFTSIVREMYNTYPDINIAIHTGHNQQIIDMLYDGSIKLGMITSPFFNKDLKKLYTIKEPLIFVARRDQPLSGMKNRSYRVEDIYETSKPYIMTDWSEESKHWQRTHMSFGSDSIELPPATALEFVQNYSGTALLTESMVSAFLEEGSLVKLEPNDMTALYREVALVSLDSEQSLPPAALRFLETVRSGLWGQV, translated from the coding sequence TAATTGCATTTGAACTTGTGTCGAGGCTAGGTTCATACAGCAGAGCTTCTAGATACTTGGATGTCTCGCAGCCTACTATCAGTTTGCGGATTAAAGAGCTTGAGAAAGATGTAGGGGGATATCTTTTTGTCAGGGCAGGAAAACAAATGGAGCTGACGGATTTAGGTAAAGGGTTCCTTCCCTATGCCAGGCAGGCTCTCGAAGTCCTGCATAAAGGGCGAGAAAGGGCGCTGTCGATACAAGAGGGCAAAAGAGGTGAGATCACGATCGGAACCCTTCCGACATTTACATCGGGACATTTCACCTCGATCGTAAGGGAAATGTATAACACCTATCCAGATATCAACATAGCCATCCACACCGGCCATAACCAACAAATCATCGATATGCTTTATGACGGAAGCATCAAGCTGGGAATGATCACTTCCCCGTTTTTTAATAAAGATTTGAAAAAGCTTTACACGATAAAAGAACCCCTGATCTTCGTTGCCCGCCGTGATCAGCCATTAAGCGGGATGAAGAACCGGAGTTATAGGGTAGAGGACATTTATGAAACGAGCAAACCATACATCATGACGGATTGGAGCGAGGAGAGCAAGCATTGGCAACGAACCCATATGTCATTCGGGAGTGACTCCATCGAATTGCCTCCTGCTACAGCACTGGAGTTTGTCCAGAACTACAGTGGAACAGCGCTTCTTACAGAATCAATGGTTTCGGCCTTCTTAGAAGAAGGATCATTGGTAAAGCTGGAACCGAATGATATGACGGCTCTCTATAGGGAAGTGGCTTTAGTAAGCCTGGATAGCGAACAGTCCCTGCCTCCAGCTGCCCTGCGCTTTCTGGAAACAGTAAGGTCCGGGTTATGGGGACAGGTATAG
- a CDS encoding VOC family protein, producing the protein MKKYTGVTFQVRVADYEEGLSWYKTLFNRNPDFIPHENFAEWEIVKNTWLQVAKGEPTLGNGPLRLGVQDIHSERERLIESLNMMIEQVQTREGVPAAWCSFSDPYGNSVGLFEELDE; encoded by the coding sequence ATGAAGAAATATACAGGAGTCACCTTTCAGGTACGAGTCGCAGATTACGAAGAAGGGCTTAGTTGGTACAAAACCCTCTTCAATCGCAACCCAGACTTCATCCCACATGAAAATTTTGCCGAGTGGGAAATCGTGAAAAATACTTGGCTGCAAGTGGCAAAAGGAGAGCCTACATTGGGGAATGGTCCATTACGATTAGGCGTTCAAGACATCCATTCTGAACGTGAGAGATTGATAGAATCGCTGAATATGATGATAGAGCAAGTCCAAACCCGGGAAGGCGTTCCCGCTGCCTGGTGTTCGTTTAGCGATCCGTATGGTAATTCAGTTGGATTGTTTGAGGAATTAGATGAATAA